Proteins encoded by one window of Gemmatimonadaceae bacterium:
- a CDS encoding UDP-2,3-diacylglucosamine diphosphatase, whose product MPAAVPDSLPTPVYVLADAHLGVALPEQERLLWSFLAHVRRERGSLVMNGDMFEFWFEWGHVVPHVGVRLLAECAQFAEQALPVLWIIGNHDCWGGDVLRRESGAAYLDGPWTGTLAGWRAHVAHGDGLRPELDKGYRALRAVIRHRWAVRAFRLLHPDWGAAIARATSHTSRNVRPRDGGEGLRAVAHQTLAGDASLDVVIYGHTHIAMLEHHSREAGLYANPGAWLNEPTFLKFTPERVSLGRWDGTRECAEVELDRSAR is encoded by the coding sequence ATGCCTGCAGCCGTCCCGGATTCCCTCCCCACCCCCGTCTACGTCCTCGCCGACGCCCATCTCGGCGTGGCGTTGCCCGAGCAGGAGCGCCTGCTGTGGAGCTTCCTCGCGCACGTGCGCCGGGAACGCGGGTCGCTGGTGATGAACGGCGACATGTTCGAGTTCTGGTTCGAGTGGGGCCACGTCGTCCCGCACGTGGGGGTGCGCCTGCTGGCCGAGTGCGCGCAGTTCGCCGAGCAGGCGCTGCCCGTGCTCTGGATCATCGGCAACCACGACTGTTGGGGCGGCGACGTGCTGCGCCGGGAGAGCGGCGCCGCGTATCTCGACGGGCCGTGGACGGGGACGTTGGCCGGCTGGCGAGCGCATGTTGCGCACGGCGACGGACTGCGGCCGGAACTCGACAAGGGATATCGCGCCCTGCGCGCGGTGATCCGGCACCGGTGGGCGGTGCGCGCCTTCCGCCTGCTGCACCCCGACTGGGGCGCGGCGATCGCGCGCGCGACGTCGCACACCAGCCGCAACGTCCGGCCGCGCGACGGCGGCGAAGGACTGCGCGCCGTCGCGCACCAGACGCTGGCGGGCGACGCGTCGCTCGACGTCGTCATTTACGGCCATACGCATATCGCGATGCTCGAACACCACTCGCGCGAAGCGGGGCTCTACGCGAACCCCGGGGCGTGGCTCAACGAGCCGACCTTCCTGAAGTTCACGCCCGAGCGCGTCTCGCTGGGCCGCTGGGACGGGACGCGTGAATGCGCCGAGGTGGAGCTCGACCGCAGCGCGCGTTAG
- a CDS encoding thioesterase family protein — translation MNAMLRETVSELRVRYAETDQMGVVYHGNYLVWCEVGRTDFIRQCGMSYADMEREGVRLAVVEATLRLHASARYEEIVHVTTRLAGLRSRAVEFAYEITRAADGARIASATTTLMSVSADGRTVSLRPDIRALLERGPVVD, via the coding sequence ATGAACGCGATGCTACGGGAGACGGTTTCGGAACTGCGCGTACGGTACGCCGAGACCGACCAGATGGGCGTGGTGTACCACGGCAACTACCTGGTCTGGTGCGAGGTCGGTCGCACGGACTTCATCCGGCAGTGCGGCATGTCGTATGCGGACATGGAGCGCGAAGGGGTGCGGCTGGCCGTCGTCGAGGCGACGCTGCGCCTGCACGCCTCGGCGCGCTACGAGGAGATCGTGCACGTCACGACGCGCCTGGCCGGACTCCGCTCGCGGGCCGTCGAGTTTGCGTATGAGATCACGCGGGCGGCCGACGGGGCGCGCATCGCGTCGGCCACCACCACCCTGATGTCGGTCTCGGCCGACGGGCGCACCGTGTCGCTGCGACCCGACATTCGCGCGTTGCTGGAACGCGGGCCAGTCGTCGATTAA
- the lptE gene encoding LPS assembly lipoprotein LptE, which yields MSQSLPLRRLTVALAAAASACAYGLSGGGLPSHVRTVAVIPFSNETASPEITREVTDALREGLSKRLGLRDASEEKASAIARGAIVRYEIDVPVAYSADRQQASATRRKLQIVVDVELFDQVTGRTIWQKKGIIGEGEYSERFEAEGRKQAINRIVNEVIEGAQSQW from the coding sequence ATGTCCCAGTCACTCCCCTTGCGCCGGCTGACCGTCGCCCTCGCGGCGGCCGCGTCGGCGTGCGCCTACGGGCTGAGCGGCGGCGGACTGCCCTCGCACGTGCGCACCGTGGCGGTGATCCCGTTCTCCAACGAGACGGCGTCGCCGGAGATCACGCGCGAGGTGACGGACGCGCTGCGCGAGGGGCTGTCCAAGCGCCTCGGCCTGCGCGACGCGAGCGAGGAGAAGGCCAGTGCGATTGCGCGCGGCGCCATCGTGCGCTACGAGATTGACGTTCCGGTGGCGTACAGCGCGGACCGCCAGCAGGCCAGCGCGACGCGCCGGAAGCTGCAGATTGTGGTGGACGTCGAGCTCTTTGACCAGGTGACCGGACGCACGATCTGGCAGAAAAAGGGGATCATCGGCGAAGGCGAGTATTCGGAGCGCTTCGAGGCCGAGGGACGCAAGCAGGCGATCAATCGAATTGTGAACGAGGTCATCGAGGGGGCACAGTCACAATGGTGA
- the rfaE2 gene encoding D-glycero-beta-D-manno-heptose 1-phosphate adenylyltransferase — MDVLSPRAPADKILTWEAAAAWRRTLRGTLVFTNGVFDLLHPGHVDVLTGARAQGTHLVVGLNSDDSVRRLKGPERPVRGEAERAYVLAALECVDAVVIFAEDTPRDLVRHLAPDVIVKGGDYAPETVVGASDVMARGGRVVIIPLTPGQSTSGIIEKLRGTGG, encoded by the coding sequence GTGGACGTACTGAGTCCCCGGGCGCCCGCCGACAAGATCCTCACGTGGGAGGCGGCCGCCGCGTGGCGGCGCACCCTGCGCGGGACGCTGGTCTTCACCAATGGCGTCTTCGACCTGCTGCATCCCGGGCACGTGGACGTGCTCACCGGTGCGCGCGCGCAGGGGACGCACCTCGTGGTCGGCCTCAACAGCGATGACTCGGTGCGCCGGCTCAAGGGGCCGGAGCGGCCGGTGCGCGGCGAGGCGGAGCGCGCCTACGTGCTCGCCGCGCTCGAGTGCGTCGACGCGGTGGTGATCTTCGCCGAGGACACGCCGCGCGACCTCGTGCGGCACCTCGCGCCCGACGTCATCGTGAAGGGCGGCGACTACGCGCCGGAGACGGTGGTGGGCGCCAGCGACGTGATGGCGCGCGGCGGGCGCGTGGTGATCATTCCGCTCACGCCGGGCCAGTCGACGTCCGGCATCATCGAGAAACTGCGAGGCACGGGTGGCTGA
- the rph gene encoding ribonuclease PH — MAETRPDGRAPSALRPVTLQREAVAYAEGSCLSVFGNTRVLCAASVEQGVPSWKKGRGEGWLTAEYAMLPRATHTRTSRERGQVGGRTQEIQRLIGRSVRAMLDGFAWGEWTIKVDCDVLQADGGTRTAAITGACVAVVDAFDWMVLHGHLAATPVQRRVAAVSVGVIDGRPCTDLCYAEDVRAEVDMNVVMASNGQFVEVQGTGEHGTFDRAQLDALLALATASITELDAHQRRALGLV; from the coding sequence GTGGCTGAGACTCGACCGGATGGGCGCGCGCCGTCGGCGCTGCGCCCCGTGACACTGCAGCGCGAGGCCGTCGCCTACGCGGAGGGGAGCTGCCTGAGCGTCTTCGGCAACACGCGCGTGCTGTGCGCGGCGTCGGTGGAGCAGGGCGTGCCCTCGTGGAAGAAGGGGCGCGGCGAGGGGTGGCTGACGGCCGAGTACGCGATGCTGCCGCGCGCCACGCACACGCGCACGTCGCGCGAGCGCGGCCAGGTGGGCGGGCGCACGCAGGAAATCCAGCGCCTGATCGGACGCTCGGTGCGCGCCATGCTCGACGGCTTCGCCTGGGGCGAGTGGACCATCAAGGTGGACTGCGACGTGCTGCAGGCCGACGGCGGGACGCGCACCGCGGCCATCACCGGCGCCTGCGTGGCGGTGGTGGACGCCTTCGACTGGATGGTCCTGCACGGACATCTCGCGGCGACGCCGGTGCAGCGGCGCGTGGCGGCGGTGAGCGTGGGCGTGATCGACGGCCGGCCGTGCACCGACCTGTGCTACGCGGAAGACGTGCGCGCCGAGGTGGACATGAATGTCGTGATGGCGAGCAACGGCCAGTTCGTGGAAGTGCAGGGGACCGGCGAGCACGGCACGTTCGACCGCGCGCAGCTCGACGCGCTGCTGGCGCTGGCGACGGCGTCGATCACGGAACTGGACGCGCACCAGCGGCGCGCGCTGGGACTCGTGTGA